In Silene latifolia isolate original U9 population chromosome X, ASM4854445v1, whole genome shotgun sequence, the following proteins share a genomic window:
- the LOC141620231 gene encoding uncharacterized protein LOC141620231, which produces MVEDGVKNSGNLFMIGKEAAEGDAHVVSGTFLTNSKPSYVLFDSGATHSVISSDHVKVLGLVDPVIIKNEVTIPPGESIFCTHAYKNMNILIGEVLFPMDLIEVPLGGFEIILGMDWLSRNRVFIDGYQKKVSLKGPKGVRVSYRGFVVKPKVRLISTVTLKSCLRKGGLILCHVRDTRETVKGADEIPVVSEIQDEFPEEIPGLPPKRDVDFYIELKPGTGPISKAPYRMGPKELEELKKQLEELLEKGYVRPSVSPWGAPVLFVKKKDGMSKEGVSVNPCKIEAVSKWEKPKNVADVRSFLGLAGYYRRFVKDFSKLAKPLTPLMRKENRFKWDESCEMTFLTLKERLTTAPILALPEGSENFEVYTDASKNGLGCVLMQRGKVIAYASRQLKPYEEKYPMHDLELGSVVFALKLWRHYLYGANLRKSVHSLCLAMSRVKLQDKLREMGIFVIRKGDSVWDLTVEPELYAEIREKQKGDPKLEKWRAAVEEGVPS; this is translated from the exons ATGGTGGAGGACGGCGTGAAGAACAGTGGCAATTTGTTCATGATAGGAAAAGAGGCAGCTGAGGGAGATGCTCATGTGGTTTCGGGTACTTTTCTGACCAACTCTAAACCTTCttatgttttatttgattcgggagcAACCCATTCAGTTATATCAAGTGACCATGTTAAGGTGTTGGGATTAGTTGACCCAGTAATAATAAAAAATGAAGTAACCATACCTCCTGGGGAGTCGATATTTTGTACACATGCATATAAAAACATGAATATCCTTATAGGTGAAGTTTTATTTCCTATGGACTTAATAGAAGTTCCATTAGGAGGTTTTGAGATTATTTTGGGAATGGATTGGTTGAGTAGAAATAGAGTCTTTATAGATGGTTATCAAAAGAAAGTATCTTTGAAAGGACCGAAAGGAGTAAGAGTGTCTTATAGGGGATTTGTGGTGAAACCCAAGGTGAGACTTATATCAACAGTTACCCTGAAGTCGTGTTTGAGGAAGGGAGGGTTGATTTTATGCCACGTAAGGGACACGCGTGAGACGGTGAAGGGTGCGGACGAAATTCCAGTGGTGAGTGAGATTCAGGATgagtttccagaggagattccgggtttaCCTCCAAAGAGGGATGTGGATTTTTATATTGAGCTTAAACCTGGGACTGGACCTATTTCTAAGGCACCTTACAGAATGGGGCCTAAGGAATTggaggagttgaagaagcagttggagGAACTGCTAGAGAAGGGTTATGTGAGACCAAGTGTGTCGCCCTGGGGAGCGCCAGTTTTATTTgttaagaagaaggatggga TGTCAAAGGAGGGAGTGTCGGTTAACCCATGTAAAATAGAAGCAGTGTCTAAGTGGGAGAAACCGAAGAACGTGGCAGATGTGAGAAGTTTTCTGGGTTtggctggctactacaggaggtttgtgaaggatttttctaaGTTAGCTAAGCCTTTGACTCCGTTGATGAGAAAGGAGAATAGGTTtaagtgggatgagagttgtgaaatgACTTTTCTAACCttgaaggagcgtttgaccacagcacCCATATTAGCTTTACCAGAAGGAAGTGAgaattttgaggtgtatacagatgcttcgaaAAATGGACTAGGATGTGTGTTAATGCAAAGAGGGAAGGTAATCGCTTATGCTTCAAGACAGTTGAAACCATATGAGGAGAAGTATCCGATGCATGATCTGGAGTTAGGATCGGTCGTGTTTGCTCTTAAGTTATGGAGGCATTATTTATATGGAGCTaatttaag gaagtcAGTTCATTCTTTATGTTTAGCTATGTCGCGGGTTAAGTTGCAAGATAAAttaagagaaatgggaatttttGTGATAAGAAAAGGGGATTCAGTTTGGGATTTGACGGTTGAACCAGAATTGTATGCTGAAATCAGAGAGAAGCAGAAAGGAGATCCGAAGTTGGAGAAGTGGCGTGCGGCCGTAGAGGAAGGCGTGCCGTCATGA